The DNA segment TAAACGATTACCTTCTGATGGGTGAAAACTACCTACTTTAGGATTATGTATCACTGCAATTTCTGTAGCCTTCTCTGTATAAGTAGATAAGGTTTTATTTAGACTGGAGGTTAACTTTACCGGCTCTACTATTGGAATTATTTTATCGTGAAGCAAATCTTTTTCCAACAATTCTCTCAACGCTATTAATTCAAATTGTCTCCCTCTTAAATACGGTAAATACATGAACTACCCCCCAAAATTTTTATCTAAAAATTGTTCCAGTTTTTCGTAATCGCGTTCCTTGAAATCAGAAAAATATACTAAAAATTTAATTTCATACGGAACTCTATCTTTAAAATAATTATCCTGAATTTTTTTTCTCTTTTTTAATTCGGCAAGCATATATTTATATGCACTGTCTAAATCAATATTCTTAAAAAAATTAAGACAAACTTTAAAATGTTCAACTTGTTTAACTTGAGGTAAATCTCCATAATATGACTTAATAATATTTTCAAATTCTTCTTTTCTCAATATTTTAAACATAGCTTCTAGATCAAGTTTTGAGGTATCTGAAACAGGTTCTCGTTTCGTACTGATTGTATTTCTATTAGTCAAAATACAGATCCCTACATTTGAATTATCTAACATAGCTCTTACCTTCTCATAATTTGAAGGACTAGTTATAACGCAAACTTTGTCAAAAACTTTATAATAGTTCTCTAATTGTCCATTAAGCCTATCCAAAGTATCTAATTCTGTCTTTATTTCATAAACAATAGCGCTACCGTTAATAAGAATAAAATCAGCTTTAGATTTTCCAACTGGAACTTCAGTTAGCGCAGTAGTCGTATTCAAACTATGTCTTCCTAGCAAAAGCTTATTTAATAAGGTGTTTTTGTAAATATATTCATTTCTGTGATGTTTAAACATATATTGATATATTTCTCTAAGTAAAGTTCTATTTGGTAGATGCGTATTATTTATGTACGTTTTAGCAGATTTAGTATAAATATCACTTTTTTTTAATTTAAGGAAGTCACTTAATGTATTTCTGGTAAAGAGTCGATTTAACATATGGTGATTATTCGCTCCCATAAAAACTCACCTCACAGTTAGATAAATTAATTGTA comes from the Natranaerobius trueperi genome and includes:
- a CDS encoding sce7726 family protein gives rise to the protein MGANNHHMLNRLFTRNTLSDFLKLKKSDIYTKSAKTYINNTHLPNRTLLREIYQYMFKHHRNEYIYKNTLLNKLLLGRHSLNTTTALTEVPVGKSKADFILINGSAIVYEIKTELDTLDRLNGQLENYYKVFDKVCVITSPSNYEKVRAMLDNSNVGICILTNRNTISTKREPVSDTSKLDLEAMFKILRKEEFENIIKSYYGDLPQVKQVEHFKVCLNFFKNIDLDSAYKYMLAELKKRKKIQDNYFKDRVPYEIKFLVYFSDFKERDYEKLEQFLDKNFGG